In Acidobacteriota bacterium, the genomic stretch GTAGAGCAGCGTCGTTCCCGCCGCAAGATAGCCGAGGTCGCGGTGCAGGATCGCGATGAGGCGGCGCAGGCGGGCTCCCAAGCTTCCCCGGGCCACGGTTCAGCGCACCACCGCTCCGGCCCCCTTGATGATGTAGAGCGTGCGGGGACCGTCCACGCTCGCGGGGTCGAAGGGCTCTCCCCGCTCCTCGGCCTCGTGACGGGCTCTCGCGATCGCCTGCTCCCGCGTGAGCTCGATCCGGGTGAGCACCCCCTCCACGACGGCCCGCCGGCCTTTGAGCTCGACCGGGAAAACGATCTCGCCGTCCTTCACCTTGAACCGGACGGTCTTGAAGTCCGACTTCCCGGCGAGATCGATCCAGCAGCCGCGCATCGGGCAAACATCGACGATCAGCCCCTCCACCCTGACCGTCTTCCCGACCCAGCGCTCCGGATCGGCCAGGAGCTTGTCGATGGTGAGCGTGGCCGGCCCGGAGACGCCGCGCCCGTACACCTTGCCCGTGTCCCCCGAGCGCGCCGGGACGGCGGCGGCGAGCGCCAGCACGAGCCCGAGAAGAAGCCGTGTCGATCCCTTCCGCATCGCGTTTCCCTCGTCAGGGCGGGCCGAACGTGCCGGGCGGGTGCGGGATTCTACGGCGGTGAGACCGGAGCGGCCAGGGTCAAAGGCGGCGCCGCATGAGCCGGGCTGACGCGGGGCAGGCGTGGGAGAACTCCGTCGTGCCGCGAATCTCGGGCGGCGCCTCCTCCCGGTTCACCGGGTGGAAG encodes the following:
- a CDS encoding DUF4920 domain-containing protein → MRKGSTRLLLGLVLALAAAVPARSGDTGKVYGRGVSGPATLTIDKLLADPERWVGKTVRVEGLIVDVCPMRGCWIDLAGKSDFKTVRFKVKDGEIVFPVELKGRRAVVEGVLTRIELTREQAIARARHEAEERGEPFDPASVDGPRTLYIIKGAGAVVR